The following coding sequences are from one Capsicum annuum cultivar UCD-10X-F1 chromosome 3, UCD10Xv1.1, whole genome shotgun sequence window:
- the LOC107865544 gene encoding uncharacterized protein LOC107865544, translating into MFGHVQADCWYKEKQANYIETTDGESKLFMAYCDTNEVTGDIWFVDSGCSNHTSGMKSIFKELDKTQKSIVRLGDNNSLQAKGKGTVAIKCSHGKVKFLHDVQFFPSLAHNLLSVRKLIAAGYSLLFDDRACVIKDKTSRQTMVNVLMAENRMFPLKVSNVENFALVTDAKNESELWNLRYGHLTFKGLKLLSQKDDFSRMSWVYFLKYKSEAFENFRKYKDLVENRSRLRIKNLRTDRGGEFLSNKFVHFYDEFRIHKELTTPYTPKQNGVAECKNCTVIEMARSLLKGKGLPNQYWAEAIATLVYH; encoded by the exons ATGTTTGGGCATGTGCAAGCAGATTGTTGGTACAAGGAGAAACAAGCGAATTATATTGAGACAACTGATGGAGAAAGTAAGTTATTCATGGCGTATTGTGATACTAATGAAGTTACAGGTGATATTTGGTTTGTAGATAGTGGTTGCTCCAACCATACGTCAGGTATGAAGTCAATCTTTAAAGAACTTGACAAGACACAAAAATCAATAGTCAGGCTTGGTGATAATAACAGCCTTCAAGCGAAAGGAAAAGGAACAGTAGCAATCAAATGTAGTCATGGTAAAGTAAAATTTCTTCATGATGTTCAATTTTTTCCTAGTTTGGCACATAATTTACTGAGTGTTAGGAAACTAATTGCCGCTGGATATTCACTTTTGTTTGATGATAGAGCATGTGTTATTAAAGATAAAACATCAAGACAAACAATGGTTAATGTGCTCATGGCTGAAAATAGAATGTTTCCGCTAAAAGTTTCAAATGTGGAAAATTTTGCTTTGGTTACTGATGCCAAAAATGAATCTGAATTGTGGAATTTGAGGTATGGGCATCTTACTTTCAAGGGACTAAAGCTACTAAGCCAAAAAG ATGATTTCAGTCGCATGAGTTGGGtgtattttctgaaatacaaatcAGAAGCTTTTGAGAATTTTAGAAAATACAAGGATTTAGTGGAGAATCGCAGTAGGTTGCGCATAAAAAATCTCCGAACAGACAGAGGTGGTGAGTTCTTATCTAACAAATTTGTTCATTTTTATGATGAATTTAGAATTCACAAGGAACTTACTACACCCTACACACCGAAGCAAAATGGTGTAGCTGAATGCAAGAATTGTACCGTTATAGAGATGGCAAGAAGTTTATTGAAAGGCAAGGGACTTCCAAACCAATACTGGGCAGAAGCAATTGCAACTTTAGTGTACCACTGA
- the LOC124896576 gene encoding uncharacterized mitochondrial protein AtMg00810-like, which translates to MKWSLYQFDAKSEFLNGELEEEVYFAQLQGFEISGQEEKVYQLRKALYGFEMTDLGLLHYFLGLEVKQGEGDVFFSQKKYALDLLKRFGLVNCKFAATPMNMNEKLQQEDGTGFMRNPLKHHFGAAKRILHYIIGTLEHGIWYSYVSNFRLVRYTDSDWRGSVDDRKSTSGNTFSLGSGAITWSSKKQATTTMLTLEAEYIAATSSACQCIWLRRILFDL; encoded by the exons ATGAAATGGTCACTTTATCAATTTGATGCTAAGTCAGAATTCTTGAATGGTGAACTGGAAGAGGAGGTTTATTTTGCTCAACTTCAAGGTTTTGAAATTAGTGGACAAGAAGAAAAGGTATACCAGTTGAGGAAGGCACTTTATGG ATTTGAGATGACAGATTTGGGTTTGTTGCATTACTTCCTTGGGCTTGAGGTGAAACAAGGGGAAGGTGatgtatttttttctcaaaagaaaTATGCATTAGACCTTCTTAAAAGATTTGGCCTGGTCAATTGTAAATTTGCAGCAACACCCatgaatatgaatgaaaaattgcAGCAGGAAGATGGTACCGG GTTTATGAGAAATCCATTGAAGCATCATTTTGGAGCTGCAAAAAGGATTCTACACTATATTATTGGAACACTAGAACATGGTATTTGGTACTCTTATGTTTCAAATTTCAGATTGGTAAGATATACTGATAGTGATTGGAGAGGATCGGTGGATGATAGGAAAAGCACATCAGGCAACACTTTCAGTCTTGGATCAGGTGCAATAACATGGAGTTCTAAGAAACAAGCAACGACAACAATGTTGACTTTAGAGGCAGAGTATATCGCAGCAACTTCTTCAGCTTGCCAATGCATTTGGCTTAGGAGAATTTTGTTCGATCTTTAA